The following coding sequences lie in one Nitrososphaera sp. genomic window:
- the secY gene encoding preprotein translocase subunit SecY, whose product MNTQASSEGFFRRSIKAVSAYVPQVPKPKKKISLTEKFVWTGIALLAYLVMGQIPLYGVTNDPKFDFLAFARVIFAAQQGTLMELGIGPIVTAGLLMQLLKGSDLIRLDFKNPDDRSLFTSATKIVTIIVIVAEGTLYGASVYGPLVASPSIIPIVIAQLVSSSIIVMLLDEMVQKGWGIGSGLSLFIMAGIAQTILWSIFSPVPAQDGPVGILPFTIDAAQNGHASDAIFRTGQLPSLFALGVTVAIILVLVYIEGIHVDIPIVSTKYRGFTAVYPIKLLYTSVIPVILSSALIANAVFMGQLLWQNYNPNNQNPAFNWIATFDPNPQGGRATPTGGILYYVTAPRSLEATAADPARAAIYVVFLTTVVTLFSRLWVELGGLSASKAAKNLLDADVQVPGFRRSEGSVENLLNRYIPSLTIISGVIIGLLAATSDVLNVFGTGTGMLLMVNIMVSYYQTLVKEQVDTYMPKLAALLGRK is encoded by the coding sequence ATGAACACACAGGCGAGCAGTGAAGGATTTTTCAGGCGGTCCATCAAGGCCGTCTCTGCTTACGTCCCGCAGGTCCCAAAGCCAAAGAAAAAGATATCCCTTACAGAAAAGTTTGTTTGGACAGGAATCGCGCTACTCGCTTACCTTGTCATGGGTCAGATACCGCTCTACGGAGTCACGAACGACCCCAAGTTTGACTTTCTTGCTTTTGCACGCGTAATTTTCGCAGCCCAGCAGGGAACGCTGATGGAGCTCGGCATCGGCCCCATAGTCACGGCCGGCTTGCTCATGCAGCTGCTAAAGGGCTCTGATCTTATCCGGCTTGATTTCAAGAACCCTGACGACAGGTCGCTCTTTACGTCCGCGACCAAGATAGTCACTATCATAGTAATCGTTGCAGAGGGAACGCTGTACGGGGCTTCCGTGTACGGCCCTCTCGTCGCGTCCCCCAGCATCATTCCGATTGTCATAGCCCAGCTGGTCTCTTCCAGTATCATCGTCATGCTGCTTGACGAAATGGTCCAGAAAGGCTGGGGCATAGGTTCCGGCCTGTCTCTGTTTATCATGGCCGGCATTGCGCAGACCATACTGTGGAGCATCTTCAGCCCCGTTCCAGCTCAGGACGGGCCTGTGGGCATCCTTCCCTTCACGATAGATGCCGCACAGAATGGCCATGCAAGCGACGCCATCTTTAGGACCGGCCAGCTGCCAAGCCTGTTCGCGCTCGGCGTTACCGTCGCCATAATCCTCGTGCTCGTGTATATCGAAGGGATACACGTCGACATTCCCATCGTATCAACAAAGTACAGGGGCTTTACCGCCGTGTACCCGATCAAGCTCCTATACACATCCGTCATCCCCGTTATACTATCATCGGCGCTTATCGCAAATGCTGTCTTTATGGGCCAGCTGCTCTGGCAGAACTACAATCCCAACAACCAGAACCCCGCGTTCAACTGGATAGCGACGTTTGATCCAAACCCGCAGGGAGGAAGGGCAACGCCTACAGGCGGCATCCTCTATTACGTAACCGCGCCAAGGTCTCTAGAAGCCACCGCCGCAGATCCTGCAAGGGCTGCCATTTACGTGGTATTCCTCACGACGGTGGTCACTCTCTTCTCCAGGCTTTGGGTGGAGCTTGGCGGCCTCTCTGCCAGCAAGGCCGCAAAGAACCTTCTTGACGCGGACGTGCAGGTGCCAGGTTTCAGGCGTTCGGAAGGATCGGTGGAGAACCTGCTCAACAGGTATATACCGTCGCTAACGATTATCAGCGGTGTCATTATAGGGCTCCTTGCCGCAACCTCTGACGTCCTCAACGTCTTTGGCACAGGCACAGGCATGCTGCTTATGGTCAACATCATGGTCAGCTATTACCAGACGCTGGTCAAGGAGCAGGTAGACACTTACATGCCAAAATTGGCGGCTCTACTTGGAAGGAAGTAA
- a CDS encoding uL15 family ribosomal protein, translating to MATRFRKSRRQRGSRYCGWGQIGQHRQAGSRGGIGGAGKHKHFFMRTVIEEPDHFGHDPFNSFNRNLVERWINVRDLEAVFAKHGKEENGKVVLDLTSLGYDKLLGGGKVTGAFAVKIEKISESAKAKIESAGGEVITENEHTGEQ from the coding sequence ATGGCTACTCGTTTTAGAAAAAGTCGAAGGCAGCGCGGCTCGCGGTACTGCGGCTGGGGCCAGATTGGCCAGCACCGACAGGCAGGCAGCCGCGGAGGCATCGGCGGTGCCGGAAAGCACAAGCACTTTTTCATGAGGACGGTCATCGAAGAGCCTGATCACTTCGGACATGACCCGTTCAATTCATTCAACCGAAATCTTGTTGAGCGCTGGATAAACGTCAGGGACCTGGAAGCCGTATTTGCAAAGCACGGCAAGGAAGAGAACGGCAAGGTGGTCCTTGACTTGACTTCTCTTGGTTATGACAAGTTGCTTGGCGGAGGCAAGGTAACCGGCGCATTTGCCGTCAAGATAGAGAAAATTTCGGAAAGCGCCAAGGCAAAGATCGAGTCCGCTGGCGGAGAGGTCATTACAGAAAATGAACACACAGGCGAGCAGTGA
- a CDS encoding 50S ribosomal protein L30, whose amino-acid sequence MAYLVVRIKGTVNIPHWAKTTLDGLNLDRRFRATIVPETPESLGMLRKVKDIVAWTKADAAMVRELLEKRGRKEGYRPLTSTDLPKEFKSMDDLASALADSKTTMSKVEGLKPWFALNPPRGGFKRKTKTQYQQAGVLGEDAELIEIVKRMM is encoded by the coding sequence ATGGCGTATCTAGTTGTTAGAATCAAAGGAACTGTAAACATCCCGCACTGGGCAAAGACTACGCTCGACGGCCTCAACCTTGACAGGCGCTTCAGGGCCACGATAGTACCCGAAACCCCCGAGTCGCTCGGCATGCTGCGCAAGGTAAAGGACATTGTCGCATGGACAAAGGCCGACGCTGCGATGGTCCGCGAGCTTCTCGAAAAGAGGGGCCGCAAGGAAGGTTACAGGCCGCTCACAAGCACGGATCTGCCAAAGGAATTCAAGAGCATGGATGATCTTGCATCTGCGCTTGCGGACAGCAAGACAACGATGTCCAAGGTCGAGGGACTCAAGCCATGGTTTGCACTGAATCCTCCGCGCGGCGGCTTTAAGCGCAAGACCAAGACGCAGTACCAGCAGGCCGGAGTGCTTGGCGAAGACGCAGAATTGATAGAAATTGTAAAAAGGATGATGTGA
- a CDS encoding 30S ribosomal protein S5, with amino-acid sequence MAEWKPRTTLGSMVLAGKINSMDQVYENGLRIQESEIVRHLLPDIKSQVVHVGIVQKQTDAGEMTRFNALVAVGNEAGWFGIGKGKASQMRISIDKATTAAYLNVIPVKLGCGSWECKCNQLHSVPFKVRGKGGSVTLELIPGPRGLGLVAGENIKSLLKLAGLKDAWTKSFGSTSTMSSTTKAIFNALRSTYSVG; translated from the coding sequence ATGGCCGAGTGGAAGCCCCGCACGACGCTTGGCAGCATGGTCCTTGCAGGCAAGATAAACTCGATGGACCAGGTTTACGAGAATGGCCTGAGAATCCAAGAGTCTGAGATCGTAAGGCACCTTTTGCCTGACATCAAGAGCCAGGTAGTCCACGTCGGCATTGTGCAGAAGCAGACCGACGCTGGCGAGATGACTCGCTTTAACGCCCTTGTAGCCGTCGGAAACGAGGCCGGGTGGTTTGGCATAGGAAAAGGCAAAGCTTCCCAGATGAGGATTTCAATAGACAAGGCAACAACTGCCGCTTACCTCAACGTCATCCCTGTAAAGCTTGGCTGCGGCAGCTGGGAGTGCAAGTGCAACCAGCTTCATTCTGTCCCATTCAAGGTCCGCGGCAAGGGCGGAAGCGTAACTCTGGAGCTAATTCCGGGTCCCCGAGGTCTGGGGCTTGTTGCAGGAGAAAACATCAAGAGCCTGTTAAAGCTTGCAGGATTGAAGGACGCGTGGACGAAATCGTTTGGCTCGACAAGCACGATGTCCTCGACTACCAAGGCGATATTCAACGCTCTGCGGAGCACTTACAGCGTGGGTTGA
- a CDS encoding 50S ribosomal protein L18: protein MTYVRTLKRIRQDKTNYRKRAALILGRHSFVTIKVSDQNVAAQLLKPTQNGDLVLTSAHSRELEKSGWKGSLNSLPACYLTGLLLGTKALAKGTSNAILYIGKDKFTSRVAACLRGVVDAGIKIPVSEDSLPEDDRITGRHIADYASALKQNQDEYNSRFSTLLKNGLNPENYPAHFEEVRFKISGKPSTMKPKEAKEDKASKKGKEGKKEQAAGGKPKEKAEKGEKKSEAKKEGGKKSK from the coding sequence TTGACTTATGTTCGCACCCTCAAAAGGATTAGACAGGACAAGACCAACTATCGAAAGAGGGCTGCCCTAATTCTTGGAAGGCATTCTTTTGTTACAATCAAAGTGAGCGATCAGAACGTTGCCGCTCAGTTGCTAAAGCCCACGCAAAACGGAGATCTAGTGCTTACGTCGGCCCACAGCCGCGAGCTGGAAAAGAGCGGCTGGAAAGGATCCCTTAACAGCCTGCCGGCCTGCTATCTGACAGGCCTGCTCCTGGGTACAAAGGCGCTTGCCAAAGGCACCTCGAACGCCATCCTGTACATAGGCAAGGACAAGTTCACGAGCCGCGTCGCCGCGTGCCTTCGGGGCGTTGTTGATGCCGGCATCAAGATCCCGGTCTCTGAAGACTCGCTGCCAGAAGACGACCGCATCACCGGCAGGCACATTGCTGATTATGCCTCTGCCCTGAAACAAAACCAGGACGAATACAACTCTCGTTTTTCAACTCTCTTGAAAAATGGCCTCAATCCCGAAAACTATCCCGCTCATTTTGAGGAAGTCCGCTTCAAGATCTCCGGCAAGCCATCCACCATGAAGCCCAAGGAAGCAAAGGAGGACAAGGCCTCCAAGAAGGGCAAGGAAGGCAAGAAGGAGCAGGCAGCTGGCGGAAAACCGAAGGAAAAGGCGGAAAAGGGCGAGAAAAAATCAGAAGCCAAGAAAGAGGGAGGTAAGAAGTCCAAGTGA
- the larB gene encoding nickel pincer cofactor biosynthesis protein LarB codes for MADLKDILEEFASGRLSVDQARKKISLHAIEGIEEMAKLDIGREHRRGLPEVVFCQYKEFGDIIRIAERAVDKNEKVVLTRIRKNELAKTSKALRKKGLVVESGKNCTTVIASSRDFKPDLSGAKIGVLAAGTSDIGVAEEARLMAKAMSCDSLTSYDVGIAGMHRVFPALRRMFSEDVGALVVVAGMEGALASVVASMSEVPVIGVPTSVGYGFGADGVAALASMLQSCTLGLATVNIDNGVGAGAFAASIAKRSRR; via the coding sequence TTGGCGGACCTGAAAGACATCCTCGAGGAGTTTGCCAGCGGCAGGCTCAGCGTAGATCAGGCCCGTAAAAAGATCTCGCTGCATGCGATAGAGGGCATCGAGGAGATGGCAAAGCTTGACATTGGCCGCGAGCACCGCCGCGGCCTCCCCGAGGTCGTGTTCTGCCAATACAAGGAATTTGGCGACATTATCCGAATAGCAGAGCGAGCCGTTGACAAGAACGAAAAGGTGGTGCTTACAAGAATCAGAAAAAACGAGCTGGCCAAGACCTCAAAGGCGCTGCGCAAGAAGGGCCTGGTTGTCGAATCGGGAAAAAACTGCACGACTGTGATCGCCAGTTCTAGGGACTTCAAGCCTGACCTGAGCGGCGCTAAAATCGGGGTTCTGGCCGCGGGCACTTCGGACATTGGCGTTGCAGAGGAGGCGCGGCTCATGGCAAAGGCCATGTCGTGCGATTCGCTTACAAGCTATGACGTCGGAATCGCCGGGATGCACAGGGTCTTCCCTGCGCTAAGGCGGATGTTTTCTGAAGACGTAGGTGCTCTAGTAGTAGTAGCCGGCATGGAAGGCGCCCTTGCATCCGTAGTCGCCTCGATGTCTGAGGTCCCCGTTATAGGAGTGCCGACTTCTGTCGGATACGGCTTTGGGGCGGACGGCGTCGCCGCGCTTGCCTCGATGCTCCAGAGCTGTACTCTCGGGCTTGCCACGGTCAACATCGACAACGGAGTCGGTGCCGGGGCGTTTGCGGCCTCGATAGCCAAGAGGAGCCGGCGCTGA
- a CDS encoding malate dehydrogenase: MTITIIGSGKVGASAALNCGLRELDDLLLLDIVQGLPQGEAMDINHQLAERGLDAIARGSNNYEDMRGSDFVVLVAGVGRKPGMTRMDLLKTNAGIVKDVASKIASYARDATVIVVTNPLDPMTYLAAKTIGSPRSKIMGMGGMLDLSRFKNFIQEATGVSRASIQAMVISEHGENMLPLTRFSSIGGIPLQDFISKEKAAEIFDKTRKVAAEVIALKGATVYAPGNAVATMVEAVQKDKKLVIPVSAMLAGEYGLSDICIGVPAVIGASGVERIIELKLDSAERDVFDKGAASVREAIKALPA, encoded by the coding sequence ATGACCATTACCATTATTGGCTCGGGAAAGGTTGGAGCTTCAGCCGCCCTTAATTGCGGCCTTCGAGAACTGGATGACCTGTTGTTGCTAGATATCGTACAGGGGCTTCCCCAGGGAGAGGCAATGGACATCAACCATCAGCTGGCAGAAAGAGGGCTGGATGCGATTGCAAGAGGCTCCAACAATTATGAGGACATGCGGGGCTCTGATTTCGTGGTGCTCGTAGCCGGGGTCGGACGCAAGCCGGGAATGACAAGAATGGATCTTCTCAAGACCAATGCCGGCATTGTCAAAGATGTCGCGTCAAAAATCGCCAGCTATGCAAGAGACGCGACAGTGATTGTGGTGACAAATCCCCTCGACCCAATGACGTACCTTGCGGCAAAGACGATAGGGAGCCCCAGGTCAAAAATCATGGGAATGGGCGGGATGCTCGACCTGTCGCGTTTTAAGAATTTTATCCAGGAAGCGACGGGAGTATCGCGCGCGTCAATCCAGGCGATGGTAATCAGCGAACACGGCGAGAACATGCTGCCGCTTACACGCTTCTCCTCTATCGGAGGCATCCCGCTACAGGACTTTATTTCAAAAGAAAAGGCTGCAGAAATCTTTGACAAGACCCGCAAGGTCGCAGCAGAAGTAATCGCCCTCAAGGGCGCGACGGTTTATGCGCCGGGCAACGCGGTCGCGACGATGGTAGAGGCCGTGCAGAAGGACAAAAAGCTGGTAATTCCGGTCTCGGCAATGCTTGCAGGCGAGTACGGTCTGAGCGATATATGCATAGGAGTCCCCGCAGTCATTGGCGCCAGCGGCGTTGAAAGGATAATAGAGCTCAAGCTGGATTCGGCAGAACGCGATGTTTTCGACAAGGGCGCGGCAAGCGTGAGGGAAGCGATAAAGGCGCTCCCGGCTTAA